The proteins below come from a single Vitis vinifera cultivar Pinot Noir 40024 chromosome 9, ASM3070453v1 genomic window:
- the LOC132254255 gene encoding probable disease resistance protein At1g61300, translated as MEFLSSIVGLVPCFYDHTSKHTVYIRDLRKNLQALRKEMVDLNNLYEDMKARVERAEQQEMKRRKEVGGRICEVEDMEKEVHEILQRGDQEIQKSCLGCCPRNCWSSYRIGKAVSEKLVAVSGQIGKGHFDVVAEMLPRPPVDELPMEATVGPQLAYEKSCRFLKDPQVGIMGLYGMGGVGKTTLLKKINNEFLTTSNDFEVVIWAVVSKSPDIEKIQQVIWNKLEIPRDKWETRSSREEKAAEILRVLKRKRFILLLDDIWEGLDLLEMGVPRPDTENKSKIVLTTRSQDVCHQMKAQKSIEVECLESEDAWTLFRKEVGEEILNSHPDIPMLAKVVAEECRGLPLALVTLGRAMAAEKDPSNWDKVIQDLRKSPAEITGMEDKLFHRLKLSYDRLPDNASKSCFIYHSIFREDWEIYNYQLIELWIGEGFLGEVHDIHEARDQGKKIINTLKHACLLESCGSKEYRVKIHDVIRDMALWLYGEHGVKKNKILVYNKVARLDEDQETSKLRETEKISLWDMDVGKFPETLVCPNLKTLFVKKCHNLKKFPNGFFQFMLLLRVLDLSDNDNLSELPTGIGKLGALRYLNLSYTRIRELPIELKNLKNLMILIMDGMKSLEIIPQDMISSLISLKLFSIYESNITSGVEETVLEELESLNDISEISIIICNALSFNKLKSSHKLQRCICHLYLHKWGDVISLELPSSFFKRTEHLQQLNISHCNKLKEVKINVEREGIHNGMTLPNKIAAREEYFHTLHRVVIIHCSKLLDLTWLVYAPYLEGLYVEDCESIEEVIRDDSEVCEIKEKLDIFSRLKHLELNRLPRLKSIYQHPLLFPSLEIIKVCECKGLRSLPFDSNTSNNSLKKIKGETSWWNQLKWKDETIKHSFTPYFQIREAEAYSTDTGSIDDMQEQPVSN; from the coding sequence ATGGAGTTTCTGAGCTCGATCGTGGGTCTGGTCCCCTGCTTCTATGATCACACCTCCAAGCATACGGTCTACATTCGTGATCTGAGAAAAAATCTCCAAGCCTTGAGGAAAGAAATGGTGGATCTGAACAACTTGTACGAAGATATGAAGGCAAGGGTTGAACGTGCAGAGCAACAAGAGATGAAGCGCAGAAAGGAAGTGGGTGGGCGGATCTGTGAAGTAGAAGACATGGAGAAAGAAGTTCACGAAATTCTGCAAAGAGGAGATCAAGAAATCCAGAAGAGTTGTCTAGGATGCTGTCCCAGGAATTGTTGGTCTAGCTACAGGATTGGAAAGGCGGTAAGTGAAAAGCTGGTTGCTGTATCTGGTCAAATCGGCAAAGGACATTTCGATGTTGTAGCCGAGATGTTGCCTCGTCCTCCAGTTGATGAACTGCCCATGGAGGCGACTGTGGGCCCACAATTGGCATATGAAAAGAGCTGTAGGTTTCTCAAAGATCCACAAGTGGGAATTATGGGATTGTATGGAATGGGGGGTGTTGGCAAAACCACCCTCTTGAAGAAAATCAACAATGAATTCCTCACAACATCCAATGACTTTGAGGTCGTGATTTGGGCTGTGGTGTCAAAATCGCCCGACATTGAAAAAATTCAGCAAGTTATTTGGAATAAATTGGAAATCCCACGTGATAAATGGGAAACTAGAAGCAGTAGGGAGGAGAAGGCTGCAGAAATATTGAgagttttgaaaagaaaaaggttcaTCTTGTTGTTGGATGACATTTGGGAGGGACTTGATCTCCTAGAAATGGGGGTCCCGCGTCCAGATACTGAAAATAAGTCCAAGATAGTTTTGACGACCCGATCACAGGATGTCTGCCACCAAATGAAAGCTCAGAAGAGTATAGAAGTGGAATGTTTGGAGTCAGAAGATGCCTGGACTTTGTTCCGGAAGGAGGTAGGAGAAGAAATATTAAATTCTCATCCGGATATACCGATGCTTGCAAAGGTTGTTGCTGAAGAGTGCAGAGGTTTACCTCTCGCTCTTGTCACTCTTGGGCGGGCCATGGCAGCTGAGAAAGATCCCTCAAACTGGGACAAGGTAATACAAGATCTACGCAAATCTCCAGCTGAAATCACAGGTATGGAAGATAAATTGTTTCATCGATTGAAACTCAGTTATGATAGGTTGCCTGACAATGCCAGCAAATCTTGTTTTATATATCATTCCATCTTCCGAGAGGACTGGGAGATTTATAATTATCAACTTATAGAACTTTGGATAGGGGAGGGGTTCTTGGGTGAAGTTCACGACATACATGAAGCACGGgatcaagggaagaaaattatTAATACTTTAAAGCATGCATGTTTATTGGAGAGCTGTGGTTCGAAAGAATATAGGGTTAAGATACATGATGTGATCCGTGACATGGCTTTATGGTTATATGGTGAACATGGGgtgaaaaagaacaaaattctaGTATACAATAAAGTTGCTAGGCTTGATGAAGATCAAGAAACTTCCAAATTGAGAGAAACAGAGAAGATATCATTATGGGATATGGATGTTGGGAAGTTCCCAGAAACATTGGTGTGCCCCAATCTTAAGactttatttgtgaaaaaatgtcATAATTTGAAGAAATTTCCAAATGGATTCTTTCAATTCATGCTTCTACTTAGAGTTCTGGATTTGTCAGACAATGATAATTTAAGCGAGTTGCCAACTGGGATTGGTAAATTGGGTGCCTTGAGGTATCTTAATTTGTCATACACAAGAATAAGGGAGTTGCCCATTGAactaaagaatttgaaaaatctgATGATTTTGATTATGGATGGTATGAAATCCCTTGAAATTATTCCACAAGATATGATATCAAGCCTTATATCCTTGAAGTTGTTCTCCATTTATGAATCCAATATTACAAGTGGAGTTGAAGAAACTGTACTGGAGGAGTTGGAGTCCTTGAATGACATCAGTGAGATATCAATCATCATATGCAATGCTCTTTCATTCAACAAACTAAAGAGTAGTCATAAATTACAAAGGTGCATATGTCATCTATATTTACATAAATGGGGGGATGTGATCTCACTTGAACTgccttcttcattttttaaaagaacgGAGCATTTGCAGCAGCTTAATATAAGCCATTGCAATAAATTGAAAGAAGTGAAAATTAATGTGGAAAGAGAAGGGATACACAATGGTATGACTCTTCCAAACAAAATTGCAGCAAGGGAGGAATACTTCCACACCCTTCATCGTGTGGTTATAATTCATTGTTCAAAATTGTTAGACTTAACATGGCTTGTTTATGCTCCATATCTTGAAGGACTTTACGTTGAAGATTGTGAATCAATAGAAGAAGTGATACGTGATGATAGTGAAGTCTgtgaaattaaggaaaaattggACATATTCTCAAGGCTCAAACACCTCGAGCTCAATAGGCTGCCAAGATTGAAGAGCATCTACCAGCATCCACTACTCTTTCCCTCTCTTGAAATCATCAAGGTGTGTGAATGCAAAGGTTTGAGGAGCCTCCCATTTGATTCCAACACTTCAAATAATAgtctaaagaaaattaaaggagAGACAAGTTGGTGGAATCAGTTGAAGTGGAAAGATGAAACTATCAAGCACTCTTTTACTCCATATTTCCAAATCCGTGAAGCTGAAGCATATTCAACAGACACTGGCAGCATAGATGATATGCAGGAACAACCAGTATCAAATTAA
- the LOC109123189 gene encoding probable disease resistance protein At1g61300 — translation MEFLSSIVGLIPCFYDHTSEHTVYIRDLKKNLQALSKEMAELNNLYEDVKARVEGAEQRQMMRRKEVGGWICEVEVMVTEVQEILQKGNQEIQKRCLGCCPRNCWSSYKIGKAVSEKLVAVSGQIGKGHFDVVAEMLPRPLVDELPMEETVGSELAYGRICGFLKDPQVGIMGLYGMGGVGKTTLLKKINNDFLITSSDFDVVIWDVVSKPPSIEKIQEVIWNKLQIPRDIWEIKSTKEQKAAEISRVLKTKKFVLLLDDIWERLDLLEMGVPHPDAQNKSKIIFTTRSQDVCHRMKAQKSIEVTCLSSEAAWTLFQKEVGEETLKSHPHIPRLAKTVAEECKGLPLALITLGRAMVAEKDPSNWDKVIQVLSKFPAKISGMEDELFHRLKVSYDRLSDNAIKSCFIYCSLFSEDWEISKEVLIEYWIGEGFLGEVHDIHEARNQGHEIVKKLKHACLLESCGSREQRVKMHDVIHDMALWLYCECGEKKNKILVYNDVSRLKVAQEIPELKETEKMSLWDQNVEEFPKTLVCPNLQTLNVTGDKLKKFPSGFFQFMPLIRVLDLSNNDNFNELPTGIGKLGTLRYLNLSSTKIRELPIELSNLKNLMTLLLADMESSELIIPQELISSLISLKLFNMSNTNVLSGVEESLLDELESLNGISEISITMSTTLSFNKLKTSHKLQRCISQFQLHKCGDMISLELSSSFLKKMEHLQRLDISNCDELKDIEMKVEGEGTQSDATLRNYIVVRENYFHTLRHVYIILCPKLLNITWLVCAPYLEELSIEDCESIEQLICYGVEEKLDIFSRLKYLKLDRLPRLKNIYQHPLLFPSLEIIKVYDCKLLRSLPFDSNTSNNNLKKIKGETSWWNQLKWKDETIKDSFIPYFQVHEAEAYFAEESETSSIDDRQEQLISN, via the coding sequence ATGGAGTTCCTGAGCTCAATCGTGGGTCTGATCCCCTGTTTCTATGATCACACCTCCGAGCATACGGTCTACATTCGTGATCTGAAAAAAAATCTCCAAGCCTTGAGCAAGGAAATGGCGGAGCTCAACAACTTGTATGAAGATGTGAAGGCAAGGGTTGAAGGTGCAGAGCAACGACAGATGATGCGCAGAAAGGAAGTGGGTGGCTGGATCTGTGAAGTAGAAGTCATGGTGACGGAAGTTCAAGAAATTCTGCAAAAGGGTAATCAAGAAATCCAGAAGAGATGTCTCGGATGCTGTCCTAGGAATTGTTGGTCAAGCTACAAGATTGGGAAGGCAGTAAGCGAAAAGCTGGTTGCTGTATCTGGTCAAATCGGCAAAGGACATTTCGATGTTGTAGCCGAGATGCTGCCTCGTCCTCTAGTAGATGAGCTGCCCATGGAGGAGACTGTGGGCTCAGAATTGGCGTATGGCAGAATCTGTGGGTTTCTCAAAGATCCACAAGTGGGAATTATGGGATTATATGGAATGGGGGGTGTGGGCAAAACCACCCTCTTGAAGAAAATCAACAATGACTTCCTCATTACATCCAGCGATTTTGATGTTGTAATTTGGGATGTAGTGTCAAAACCGCCCAGCATTGAAAAAATTCAGGAAGTTATTTGGAATAAATTACAAATCCCACGTGATATATGGGAAATTAAAAGCACTAAGGAGCAGAAGGCTGCAGAAATATCGAGAGTTCTGAAAACAAAGAAGTTCGTGTTGTTGTTGGATGACATTTGGGAGAGACTTGATCTGCTAGAAATGGGGGTCCCGCATCCCGATGCTCAAAATAAATCCAAGATAATTTTCACGACCCGGTCACAAGACGTGTGCCACCGAATGAAAGCTCAGAAGAGCATAGAAGTGACGTGTTTGTCATCAGAAGCAGCTTGGACTTTGTTTCAGAAGGAGGTAGGAGAAGAAACATTGAAGTCTCATCCACATATACCGAGGCTTGCAAAGACTGTTGCTGAAGAGTGCAAAGGTTTACCTCTCGCTTTGATTACTCTAGGGCGAGCCATGGTGGCTGAGAAAGATCCCTCAAATTGGGACAAGGTAATACAAGTTTTGAGCAAATTTCCAGCTAAAATTTCAGGTATGGAAGATGAATTGTTTCATAGATTAAAAGTCAGTTATGATAGATTGTCTGACAATGCCATCAAATcttgttttatatattgttCCTTATTCTCTGAAGATTGGGAGATTTCAAAGGAAGTCCTTATAGAATATTGGATAGGAGAGGGATTTTTGGGTGAAGTTCATGACATACATGAAGCACGTAATCAAGGGCatgaaattgttaaaaaattaaagcatGCATGTTTATTGGAGAGTTGCGGCTCGAGAGAACAAAGGGTTAAGATGCATGATGTGATCCATGACATGGCTTTATGGTTATATTGTGAATGTGGGGAgaagaagaacaaaattttaGTATACAATGATGTTTCTAGGTTGAAGGTAGCTCAAGAAATTCCAGAATTGAAAGAGACAGAGAAGATGTCATTATGGGATCAAAATGTTGAAGAGTTCCCTAAAACATTGGTGTGTCCCAATCTTCAGACTTTAAATGTAACTGGTGATAAGTTGAAGAAATTTCCAAGTGGATTCTTTCAATTTATGCCTCTAATAAGAGTTTTGGATTTgtcaaataatgataatttcAATGAGTTGCCTACTGGAATTGGTAAATTGGGCACCTTGAGATATCTTAATTTGTCATCCACAAAAATAAGAGAGTTGCCTATTGaactttcaaatttgaaaaacctAATGACTTTGCTTTTGGCGGATATGGAATCCTCTGAATTAATTATTccgcaagaattgatatcaagtCTTATATCTTTAAAGTTGTTCAACATGAGCAATACCAATGTCTTAAGTGGAGTTGAAGAAAGCTTGCTAGATGAGTTGGAGTCCTTGAATGGCATCAGTGAGATAAGTATCACCATGTCTACTACTCTTTCATTCAACAAATTAAAGACTAGTCACAAATTGCAAAGGTGCATAAGTCAATTCCAGTTGCATAAATGTGGAGATATGATCTCACTTGAACTATCGTCTtcgtttttgaaaaaaatggagcATTTGCAACGGCTTGATATATCTAATTGCGATGAATTAAAAGACATAGAAATGAAAGTGGAAGGAGAAGGGACACAAAGTGACGCAACTCTCAGAAACTACATTGTTGTAAGGGAGAACTACTTTCACACCCTTCGTCACGTATATATTATTCTTTGTCCAAAATTGTTGAACATAACATGGCTTGTTTGTGCTCCATATCTTGAGGAACTTAGCATTGAAGATTGTGAATCAATAGAACAATTGATATGTTATGGAGTAGAGGAAAAATTGGACATATTCTCAAGGCTCAAATACCTCAAGCTCGATAGGCTGCCAAGATTGAAGAACATCTACCAGCATCCGCTGCTCTTTCCCTCACTTGAAATCATCAAGGTGTATGATTGCAAACTCTTAAGGAGCCTCCCATTCGAttccaacacttcaaacaacAATCTTAAGAAAATTAAAGGAGAGACAAGCTGGTGGAATCAGTTGAAATGGAAAGATGAAACTATCAAGGACTCTTTTATTCCATATTTCCAAGTCCATGAAGCTGAAGCATATTTTGCAGAGGAGTCTGAAACTAGCAGCATAGATGATAGGCAAGAACAGCtgatatcaaattaa